The Actinomadura graeca nucleotide sequence GGTGATGCGCTTCTGCCAGTCGTTCATGACCGAGCTCCAGCGGCACATCGGCGACCACACCGACGTCCCCGCCGGTGATATCGGCGTCGGCGCGCGGGAGATCGGCTTCATGTTCGGCCAGTACCGGCGCGTCACCAACCGCTGGGAGGCGGGCGTCCTCACCGGCAAGGGCCTGCCGTGGGGCGGCTCCGCCGGGCGGACCGAGGCGACCGGCTACGGCAACGTCATGTTCACCGCCGAGATGCTGAAGCGGCGCGGCGAGGACCTGGACGGGCAGCAGATCGTGGTGTCCGGCTCCGGCAACGTCGCGATCTACACCATCGAGAAGGCGCAGGCGCTCGGCGCGAACGTCGTCACGGTCTCCGACTCCGGCGGCTACGTGGTGGACGAGAAGGGCATCGACCTCGAACTCCTCAAGAAGGTCAAGGAGATCGACCGGGGCCGCGTGTCCGACTACGCCGAGCTGCGCGGCGTCTCCGCCCGGTACGTCCCGGGCGGCAGCGTGTGGGACGTGCCCGCCGACATCGCCCTGCCGTCCGCGACGCAGAACGAGCTGGACGAGGCGGCGGCGCTGGTGCTCGTCCGCAACGGCGTCAAGGCCGTCTCGGAGGGCGCGAACATGCCCGCCACGCCCGGGGCCGTCCACGTCTTCCAGGACGCGGGCGTCGCGTTCGGGCCGGGCAAGGCCGCGAACGCCGGCGGCGTCGCGGTGAGCGCGCTGGAGATGCGGCAGAACGCGGGCCGCGAGTCCTGGGCGTTCGAGCGGGTCGAGGCGGAGCTGTCCACGATCATGACGACGATCCACGACACCTGCTTCGAGACCGCCGAGCGCTACGGCGCCCCCGGCGACTACGTCACCGGCGCCAACATCGCGGGCTTCGAACGCGTCGCCGGGGCGATGCTGGCGCAGGGTCTCGTCTGACTGCCGGCCGTTCCGGGGGGTGTGGGGGGTCGTCCCCCCACAAGGGACCGGACCGTCCCGTGCGGCCCGCCACGTCCCGCCCCGGCTCAGGTCCTGACGGCCTCCCGCGGACGCGGCGCGGGAGGCGGCGCGAGGCGGTGGCGGCCGTTCGCGAGGAGCGCGCCCGCCGATCCGGCGAGGGCGGCGGCGAGGAGGAAGGCGCCCGGCGGCCCCGTCCGCTCGGCGAGGATCCCGGCCAGCGGGAGCGTCGCCGCCTGACCGCAGTTGTTCACCGTCGACAGCCAGGTGTGGGTCTCGGCGGCGCGTCCCCGCGGGGCGACCGCTCCGGCGATCCGGCCGAGCAGGGCCAGCGCCGGGGCGACGACGAGGCTGCCGAGCAGCACCGCGGCGCCGGCCGGCCACGGGCCCGGCGCCAGGGCGCCGAGCGCGGCCGCCGCCGCGAACCATCCCGCCAGCGCGGCCGCCTGGAACGGGGGCGACCCCGGCCAGCGGCGCGTCCCGGACAGCAGCCCGCCCGCCAGGCTCGCGGCGGCCGCGCCCGCCATGATCACGCCGAGCAGACCGGGACGGCCTTGCTCGTCGGCGACGGCGGCGACCGCGACCTCCACGACGGCGAGGGCCGGGAGGAACAGCAGGGCGCCGAGCAGCAGGCGGCGGACGCGGCCGTCCGTGAGCGGGCCGAGCGTCCACAGCGCGCGGCCTCCCGGCGCGCGCCCGGTGGTCGCGAGCCGGCCGCTCGCGAGCATGACCGCCACACCGGCCGCGGCCGCGACGCCCGCCGCCGCCGGTGGCAGCCACCCCGCCACCGTGCCCAGCCCGCCCACGAGCAGCGGGCCGATCACGTACACGGCCTCCAGGATGACGGCCTCGCCCGTGAAGGCCGTGGTGAGCAGCTCGTCCGGGACGAAGGCGGGCAGCGTCGCCCGCAGCGCGGGCCCGGCCGGGGGCAGCGACGCGCCCGCGAGGACGGCCCCGGCCACGGGCAGCGCGGGCGGCGGCGCGGGCACCGACCAGCACGACGCGAGCAGGCCGAGCGCCCCGCAGTGGACGGCGGCGGACAGGCCGAGCACCCGGCCCGCGGCGAACGCGTCCAGCGCCCGGCCGAGCAGCGGCGTCGCGACCATGAGCGCGGCGGAGAACGCGCCGACCAGCAGCCCCGAGCGCGCCGTCCCGCCCGTCTCCTGCCCGAGCAGGAGCAGCGACAGCCCGACGACGCCGACGGGCATGCGCGCCAGGAGGTATCCGAGGTACAGGCGTGTGGTGCCCGGAACGGCGAAGAGGGCACGATAGGAGGCGCCGGTGGCCGCCCGTCCCCTCGGCACTGGAACACTCACCTCCAGCACCCAGATAAGCACGGTCCGCACATGACGCCCCGCGAGTCGCTGATCTTGACCGGGTCCGGTCATCCGACTCGGGCGGCCGTTCACCCGGCGGGTAGAAAGCAGAGTGATCTTCAAGTTGCGAAAGGAGGGCGAGGTGAAGCGGAAAGTCATCCGTAAGCAGCAGACCGCCAGCCAGCGACACGAGTTCTGACGGGCTCCCCAGCGTGGCCGGACCCTTTCGGGGTTCGCGCCACGTTCCGTCTCCAGCCCCCCGCCTTCCGCACCGGAGGTCGCACGTGCGCGTCACCCTCGCGGTCATGCCCTGGCACCTCGTGACCGCGCCGAACGGGGCGGCGAGCGTCCTCGCCGCCGCCCTCGCGCCGGACCACGAGGTCACCACCTACTACGGCAGCATCTCCTTCGCCGAGCGGATGCTCGCCGAAGCCGAAACCGCTCCCGAAGGAAGCGCGGAAGCGCGTCTGCTCCCCGAGTCCTATATGTACGTGGCCGAAGAGGGATTCACCGGCGGGATCGGCGAATGGCTGTTCACGGGCGCGCTCTACGGAACCCCCCGGCTCCCGGCGGAGGCGGCCGAGGCGTGCGCGGCGATCGGCTTCGCCCCGGACGTCGCCGAGCAGATCTTCCGGCTCGCCCCGGCGTTCGCGGCGGACGCGGCGGACGCCATCGCCGCGGGCCGCCCCGACGTCGTGGGGTTCACCACGACGTTCTCGCAGACCGTCCCCGCCCTCGCCGTGGCGCGGCGGCTGCGCGCCCTCGCGCCGCACGTCACGATCGTGTTCGGCGGCTCCAACTGCGACGGCCCGATGGGCGCCGCGCTGCACCGCAACTTCCCGGAGATCGACTACGTCGTCCGCCGGGAGGGTGAGGCGCCCCTGCGCGCCCTGCTGGACGCGCTGGCGGAAGGGGATCCCGGGCGGACGGCCCTCCAGGCGAGCCGGATACCCGGTCTGTGCTGGCGGGACGAGTCGGTACAGGGGGGGTGCGGGGGGTGTGGGGGGTCGCCCCCCCACGAGGGGCAGGGTGGTTCCGGGGGGTGTGGGGGGTCGTCCCCCCGCAAAAGAACGGTCTGGGCCAATCCCGAGGACGGCCGTCTCCCCGGCGGCGGGGACTTCCCGCCGATGGACCAGGACGCCTATTTCGAGCGGCTGGAGACTTCCCCGGTCGCCGACTACATCCAGCCCGCGCTGATGATGGAGACGGCGCGGGGCTGCTGGTGGGGCGAGCGGCACCACTGCACCTTCTGCGGCCTCTCCGACATGATCCTGCCCTTCCGCTCCAAGGCGCCGGAAAGGGTGGTCGGGGAACTCCTCGCGGGCGTCGGCAGGCATCAGGTCCTCGACGTCCTCACCACCGACAACATCGTCGACCGGACCTATTTCGACACGGTCTTCCCGGCCCTTGAGGAAAGCGGCCTCGACCTGCGCATCATGTACGAGGTCAAGTCCGATCTCACGCCCGCGCAGGCCCGCGCGCTGCGCGGTGCGGGCGTCGTCCAGGTGCAGCCGGGGATCGAGAACCTGCATTCGCTGCCGCTCAAGCTCATGCGCAAGGGCGTCACCGGGACGGGCAACATTGCGACGCTACGGGAACTGCAAGGACAGGGCCTCACCGTCCTCTGGAACTATCTCGTCGGATTCCCCGGGGAGACCGACGCGTGCTACCGGGAGGTGATCGGGCAGATCCCGCTGCTCCACCATCTCCAGCCGCCGCTCGGCGCGCACCGGATCGCCCTCGAACGCTTCAACCCCTACTTCGACCACCCGGACATGGGCTTCGCCGAGCGCCGCCCCCGCGCCTGGTACCGCGGCGTGTTCCCCGGCCTCGGCGAAGCGGACCTGGCGGACGTCGCCTACCTCTTCGAGACCCCGGACCACGGGATCGGCGGCGCCGTCCTCGCGGCGCTGAAGGCCGCGTTCGGCGTCTGGCGCGACGCCTATCCCCGCTCGTCGCTCACGCACCGCTCCGTCCGCGGACGGCTCCACCTGTACGACCGCCGGGCCGGGCGGCACGCCGCCGACCACGTCCTCGACGACCCCGCGGAGGTCGCCGCGTACGCCGCGCTGGCCCGCGGCCGGTCACCGGAGGGCCTCGCCCGGCACCTGTCCGCCGCCGGGTGGCGGGTCGGCGCCGCCTGGCCGGCCGCCTTCGTCGACGACCTCGCGGCGCTCGGCCTCGTCTACCGCGAGTCCGGACGCGCGGTGACGCTGTCCACCGAGCACGACGCCACGGCGGTGCGCGGCACGGCCGTCCCCACGCCCGCCATGGTCGGGGCGGGCACGTGACCCCCGGCGGGACCCGGTGATCCGCGGCCTGCCGCCCGTCGACCTGACGAGCGCCGCCGGGATCGCCGCCGCCGAGGGGCGCCCGGACGTCCGCGTCCTGGAGGTCCCCCTCGCGGCCCTGGCCTCCGGCGAGACGATCCCCGGCGGGCCGGACGAGCCGCTGACCTGGCTCCGCGTCCGCCCGGAGCCGTCCGGCGCGCCGCCGTCCCGCCGCGCGTGGCCCGCCGACGAGGACTTCGCCGCACTGCCGTCCGGGGTCATCGGCATGACGCTGGACGCGCCGTCCCTGCCCGGCGCGCCCCAGCTGATCGCGTTCCTCGTCCGCGCGACGTCCTTCGGGGTGCCGCTGGAATGGGGCGGCGCGGTCGCGGGCCTGCCCTGCGGCCTGCTGTTCCACCTGGCGCCGCCCGCGTTCGGCGACGACGCGGCAGCGAAGTGGCGCGCCGCGCACCGCTACGGGCAGTGCTACTGGCGGCGCGGCAACGGGTTCGCCACCGTCCAGGACCTCCGCGAGGAGCCGGGCGCCCACTTCGTGATCCACGACCCCGGCCTGCTCGCCCTCTTCCACCGCCTCGCCGATCCGGTCGCCACCGCCGGTCTCGGCGAGCAGGACCGTGCCCGGCTCGGCGACCTCCTCGACGCCCGGCTGGCCGTCGAGATCGGCGGCGTCGCGGTCGCGCTGCCCTACCGGCTGCGCCGCTGGCCCGCCCCTGTCATCGACTTCTGACCGGGCCGATGGTGTAGCGGGCTACACCATCGGTTCGGGAGCGGCCGTCACTGTGCCGGGCACCCCCCGAAACCTAGATTCGTCCAGGTGAGGACGGATTCCGGCGGAGGGCACCGATGACGACGATGACGGCCGAGGCGACCGCGCAGGCGGTGGGCCTGGAGTCGGTCACCAAGACCTACGGCGCGGTGCGCGCGCTGGACGGCATCACCTGGTCGTTCCCGCGCGGCGGGTTCACCGCCGTGATGGGGCCGTCCGGGTCGGGCAAGAGCACCTTCCTGCACTGCGCGTCGGGGCTGGACCGCCCGACCGCGGGCACGGTCCGGATCGGCGGCACCGACATCGGCCGCCTCGGTGAGGCGCGGCGGACGCGGCTGCGGCGCGAGCGGATCGGGTTCGTGTTCCAGGCGTTCAACCTGATCCCGTCCATGGACGTGGAGCAGAACATCACGCTGCCGCTGCGGCTCGGCGGGATCGAGGCCGACCCCGCGTGGCTGCGCGAGATCGTCGCCCGGGTCGGGCTGGCCGACCGGCTGCGGCACCGCCCGTCCGAGCTGTCGGGTGGGCAGCAGCAGCGCGCCGCCGTCGCCCGCGCCCTGGTCACCCGCCCCGACGTGGTGTTCGCGGACGAGCCGACCGGCGCACTCGACCCCCGGACGGCCCGCGACGTGCTCCGCCTGCTGCGCGAGGCCGCGGACCTGACCGGCCAGACGATCGTGCTGGTGACCCACGACCCGGCCGCGGCGGCGTGGGCCGACTCGGTGCTGTTCCTGCGCGCGGGCCGGATCGTCGACGAGCTGGCCGCCCCGTCCGCCGCCGCCGTGGCCGCCCGCTGGGACTCGCTGTGAGGCGCCGCGCCCGGCGGAACGCGGGCGTCTTCACCGGGATCTTCGCGGCGCTGCTGTTCGCCGCCGCGCTGGTCGGCGCGTGCGGGGTGCTGGTGGAGTCGGCGTACCGGGCGCACGCCCCCGTCGAGCGGTTCGGCGCCGCCGCGGCCGTCGTGACCGGGCCGCGGAGCGTCGAGGACCGGATGAAGCGGCTGGGGGAGGAGCCGGAGAGGCAGAGCCGCCCGCTGACCGAGCGGTCCCGGGTCCCGGCTTCCGCGGCCGCGCGGCTGCGGGCCGTCCCCGGGGTCCGGGGCGTGGTCGCGGACGTGTCGTTCCCCGTCCTCGCCTCCTCGGGGCGGACGCTCACCGGCCACGGCTGGGAGTCGGCCGCGCTGCGCCCCTACGCGCTGAGCGCCGGGCGGCCCCCGCGGGCACCGGACGAGGTCGTGCTGAGCCGGCCGGCCGGGGTCGCGCCGGGCGGCGTCGCGTGGTTGCAGGCCGACGGGACGCCCCGCCCGTACCGGGTCACCGGTGTCGTCTCGTCCGGGCCGGGCGCGGCGTTCTTCACCACCGCCACGGCCGCCGCGCTCTACGGGCACCCCGGCCAGGCCGACGCGCTCGCCGTCCTCGGCGGCGCCGACGCGGGCGCGCTCCGCGACGCCGTGCCGGGCCTGACCGTCGCGACCGGACCGGCGCGCGGCGACGCCGAGGACCCGCGGGTCGCCGCCGCCCGCCCCGACATCCTGGAACTGGGCGCGACGTTCGGCGGCGTCGCCGTGATGACCGCGCTCGTGGTGGTCGGCGGGCTGATCGTCCTGTCGGTGCGGGAGCGGGCCCGGGAGTTCGCGCTGCTCCGCGCGATCGGCGCGACGCCCGGCCAGGTGCGGCGGCGGCTGCTCGGGGAGACGCTCCTGGCCGGGGCGCCCGCCGCGCTGATCGGCGGCGTGCTCTCGCTCGGGCTCGGCGCGGCGATGCACCATGCGATGCTCCGCAAGGGGGTGCTGCCGGACGGCTTCGCGCCGGTGCTCGGCCCGCTGCCGGTGCTGGCCGCGTTCGCGGTGACGCTGGCCGCGGCCGTCGTGACGGCGCTGCTCGCGTCGCTGCGCGTGTCGCGGATCCGTCCCGTCCAGGCGCTCGGGGAGTCCGCCGTCGAGTCCGCGGCGCTCCCGGCGTGGCGGGTCGTCACCGGCGTGGTCTTCCTGGTGCTCGGCCTGTCCGCGCTCGGCACGTCCACCGCGACCTCCGGCCCGGCCGCGAACGCCGCGATCGGCGGCCTGGTCATCGCGCTGATCGTGGCGACCGCGCTGCTCGGGCCGCTGGTCGCGCGGCTCGGCAACCGGGTGCTCGGCGGCGCCGCCCGGGCGATCTCGCCCGTGGCGGGGGGCCTGGCCCGGCACGCCGGGGCCGCCGCCGCGCTGCGGGCGGGCTCGATCGTCACGCCGGTCGCGCTGGCCGTCGCGTTCGCCGGGACGCAGCTGTTCGCGCAGTCCACCGTCGTCCACGCGACGACCGCGCAGGCCGCCGCCGGCGACCGCGCCGACCAGGTCGTCGTGTCCGCCGGTCCCGGGCTGCCGCGGGGCGCTGCCGAGGCCGCCCGCCGCGTCCCCGGCGTCACCGCCGCCACGCCGGTCAAGCGCACCACCGTGGTCATGGCCGTCAAGGAGCTCGGCGAGAAGAACCTGCGGTCGCTGAACGCCCGCGGCGTCGGCCGCGACGCGGAGGCGACGATGGACCCCGGGGTGACGTCCGGACGGCTCGCCGACCTTCGGGGCACCACGGTCGCGCTGAGCCGCGACGTCGCGTCGGGGCTGGGCGTCGGCTCGGCCGCCGCGCTCTGGCTCGGCGACGGGACGCGCGTCACCGCCCGTGTCGTGGCGGTCTACGACCGCGGCCTCGGCTTCGGCGACGTGCTGCTCCCGCACGACCTCGTCGCCGCGCACTCCTCCACCACGCTGGACGACCACGTCCTCGTCCGGGGAAGGGCCGACCTCCGCCCGGTCACCGCCGCGTACGCGGGGGCCGCCGCGATCGACCACGACGCGTTCGGCGCGGCCGTGTCGCAAGAGGTCCGCCTCCAAGGCTTCTTCAACCACGTCGTCGTCGCGGCGATCGGCGGTTTCACCGTCATCGGCCTCGTCACCACGCTCGCGCTCGCGACGGCGGCCCGGCGCCGCGAGTTCGCCCTGCTGCGGCTCGTCGGCGCGACCCGGCGGCAGGTGCTGCGGATGCTGCGGCTGGAGGCCGCCATCGTCCTCGGCACCGGCACCCTGACCGGGGCGGCCATCGCCGGGGTGACGCTCGCGGCGTTCGCCACCGCGATCACCGGGCTGCCGCTGCCTTCGGTGTCCCCGGTGGCGTGCGCGGCCGTCCTGCTCGGCGTCGCCGGCTCCGGCGCCGCCGCGATCCTCCTCCCGGCACGCGCGCTGCTGCCCCGCCGGTCGTCTCCGTCCGTCTCCTGAGACCCCGCATCCCCGAGAACCCCCGCATCCCTTGAAGCCCTCGCATGCCCGAAAGGCGAACGACCATGAGCAACGGCACCCGCTGGACGGCCGTCGGCGTCCTCCTCGTGATCAACATCCTGGCGAACGTCGTGCTGAACGGCACCTGGTACGAGATCGCCGTCAGCGCCCTCACCGGCGCGGGCATCCTCGCCCTCGTCGTCCACTTCTTCGTCCGCGGGCGCAGCGAGCAGTGACGCCCGCGCCGGTGTTCCGTCCCAGGACGGGGATATGCGGAGCTATCCGTCGCCCCTTTTTAACGCGATGTAGCGAAACGGCTATAGGCCCGACACCCGGTGTTGTTTTCGGCCCTGACATTAACCCGTTCGCTACGGTCCTGACGGGTAACATGGTAGGCAAGGCCGGTGCCCGAATATCCCGTAGCGTCCGATATGGCCGGACAGTTGGGCTGGCTCGCCATGCCCGCCGGACCGGCCTCCCTCACCGTCCTCATCGACGGCACGGAGGACCTTCTGGCCGCCTGGTGGCGGGAACTCGACCGGGCCGCACTGGAAAAGCTGATCGGTGTCTGGCGGGCGGTCCTGGACCACCCCGAATTCGCCGGGGCCGACCCGGAGTTCCGGGCGGCCTGCCGGGACCGCGCCGCGCTGGCCCTGTGCTGGCACGCGTCCGAGATCGGCGACCTGGAGGAGATCGAGGTCGCCCGCCGCCACCTGGAGCTCGCCCTCGGCGAGACGGGACGGCTCGGCGCCGACCTGCGCTACCACCTCGGCCTCCTGTTCTACAACCGGGCGGTCGTCCGCGGCTCGGAGCAGGACGCGCAGGCCGCGGTGACACGGCTGCGGGGCGTCCTCGTCGACCTCCCGTTCGACGAGGACCGCCTCCGCCCGCGCTGCATGGACGTCTTGTCGCGCAGCCTCGTGTGGCTCCACGGCCACGGCAGCGAGAACGTGGACCTCGACGAGGCGGTCGACCTGGCCCGGGACGCGCTGGTCGACCTCGCCTCCGCCTCGCCCTACCGGGACGCCGTGCGGGTGATGCTGGCGTCGGCGCTGCGGGCCCGGTACCGGACGTCCGGGCGCCCGGCCGACATGGCGGAGGCGATCGGCCTGCTGGAGGCCACGTCCGCCCCGCGGGTCTTCCTCGGCGCGCGGTCCTACGGCCACAGCCTGCACGGGATGCTGCTGCGGGAGCGCTACGCCCGCACCGGCGACGAGACCGACCTCCACCGCTCGCTGGAGTCCCACGAGCGCGCCGTCGCGGAGGCCCCGGAGGGCTGCCGGTCCTGGCTCCTCGCGCTGAACAACCAGGCGAACGCCTTCCAGGCCGTCTATTCACTGCGGGGCGACGTCGCCTATCTCCGGCGCGCGCTCACCGTTCTCAGAATAGTCGTCGAAGCCACCGACCCTGCCGACCGCTCTTATGCGGCCCGTCTCAACAATCTGGGGAACAGCCTCTCCAGCGCCTACGAAGAGACCAAGGACCGCGCCTATCTCGACCAATCCATTGACCTTTACGCAAAGGCGCTTGAGATAACATCGCCGACCGATGCCGAGCTTTCCTCGCGGCATCTCGATCTGGCCAGGAGCCTGACCGCCCGGCATGCCGCCCGCGGGCGCCGGAAGGACTACAAGGACGCCGTCCGCCATTTGCGGATCGCCTGCCTCACCGGCCTCGACCGGTCCCCGGAAAGGACGCTGGACGCCTCGTCGGTGTGGGGCGCCTGGGCCTCCTCCCGGCGCGCCTGGAAGGAGGCCGTCGAGGCGTACTCCTTCGGCGTCCAGGTGATCGAGGCACTGTCGGCGCGGCAGCGGAACCGCCCCGGCGGCGAGACCTGGCCGCGGACCGCGCAGGCGGTGCCCGCCCGGGCGGCGTACGCGCTCGTCCAGGCCGGACGGGTCGAGGACGCCGTGCTCGTCCAGGAGCGGGCCCGCGCGGCGCTGCTGGACGAGGAGGTCCCGCACCGCGCCGGCACGCCCGTCCTGGACCTCGACGCGATCTACCGCGCGGCGGGCGACCGGGTCCTGGTCTACCTCGGCGCCACCGAGGCGGGGGGTTTCGCCCTGATCGTGGACCCGGCGGCCAGGAAGGTCCGCCCGGTCGAGCTGCCCGCGGTGACCGGCGACGCGGTGCGCGTGCGCGCCGACCTGCTCGCGAACGCCTACCGCGCGAAGGACGGGGACGCGGCGACCTGGCTCGGCGCGGTCGACGCCGTCGCCCGCTGGGCCCACGACGCCGTCCTCGACCGTGTCGTCCGGCGGCTGCCGCGCGACACCGGGCACTGCGTGCTCATCCCGTCCGGGCGGCTCGCCCTGCTGCCCCTGCACGCGGCGCGGGGGCCCGGCGGGCGCCTCGTCCTCGACGAGGTCGTCCTGGGCTACGCGCCGGCCGCCCGGGCGCTGCGGCCGGACGCGGCGGGCACGCGGGTGTTCGCCGGCGCCCTCGTCGTCGACGATCCCCAGCCGGTGTCCGCGCCGCCGCTGCCCTGGTCCTCCACCGAGCGCGTGGCCGCCGCGCGGATGGCCGAGCGCACCACCCTGCTGACCGGGTCGGACGCGATGAGGACGCGGGTCCTGGGGGAGCTGGCGTCGCACGGCCTGGTGCACCTGTCCTGCCGCGGGCTCGGCCGCGGTGACGCGCCCCTCGACAGCGCCCTCCTGATGGCCTACGACGAGCCGCTGACCCTGCGCGACCTGGTGGAGCTGGACGTCCCGGCCCGTCCCCGGCTGATCGTCCTGCCGGCGTGCGAGTCGTTCCCGGGCGGTGACGGTGCGCCGGAGGAGGTGGTCGGCCTGCCCGCCGGGCTGCTCCAGGCCGGCTGCCAGGGCGTCCTGGCGAGCCAGTGGGCGGTGTCGTCGCTGACGTCCGCGCTGGTGGTGGCGGCCTTCTACAAGCGCTGCGCGACGGGGTCGCACCCCGCCGCGGCGCTGTGCGGCGTCCAGCGCGAGTTCCGCGGCCTCACCAACGCCGACCTCGCCGCCGCGCTCAAACCCGACCGGGCCCACGTGACCTTCGGGCTGTCCCCGGCCGACGCCCGCCCGCTCTGGCGCGCGGTGCGCCGCCGCGACCCGCAAGCGATGCCCTTCGCCCACGCGACGGAATGGGCCGCGTTCGCCTACACCGGAGGTTGACCGTGGAAGACGACGAGCTGCTGGCCGTGGCCGAGGCCGTCCGCCCGGAGGTCTCCACGCTGGCCGGCGCCGGGACGGCGGCGCGGTTCGAGGCGCTGCTGGCCTCCCTGCGCCGCGGCGAGCCCGCGG carries:
- a CDS encoding RiPP maturation radical SAM C-methyltransferase; the protein is MPWHLVTAPNGAASVLAAALAPDHEVTTYYGSISFAERMLAEAETAPEGSAEARLLPESYMYVAEEGFTGGIGEWLFTGALYGTPRLPAEAAEACAAIGFAPDVAEQIFRLAPAFAADAADAIAAGRPDVVGFTTTFSQTVPALAVARRLRALAPHVTIVFGGSNCDGPMGAALHRNFPEIDYVVRREGEAPLRALLDALAEGDPGRTALQASRIPGLCWRDESVQGGCGGCGGSPPHEGQGGSGGCGGSSPRKRTVWANPEDGRLPGGGDFPPMDQDAYFERLETSPVADYIQPALMMETARGCWWGERHHCTFCGLSDMILPFRSKAPERVVGELLAGVGRHQVLDVLTTDNIVDRTYFDTVFPALEESGLDLRIMYEVKSDLTPAQARALRGAGVVQVQPGIENLHSLPLKLMRKGVTGTGNIATLRELQGQGLTVLWNYLVGFPGETDACYREVIGQIPLLHHLQPPLGAHRIALERFNPYFDHPDMGFAERRPRAWYRGVFPGLGEADLADVAYLFETPDHGIGGAVLAALKAAFGVWRDAYPRSSLTHRSVRGRLHLYDRRAGRHAADHVLDDPAEVAAYAALARGRSPEGLARHLSAAGWRVGAAWPAAFVDDLAALGLVYRESGRAVTLSTEHDATAVRGTAVPTPAMVGAGT
- a CDS encoding ABC transporter ATP-binding protein, whose translation is MTTMTAEATAQAVGLESVTKTYGAVRALDGITWSFPRGGFTAVMGPSGSGKSTFLHCASGLDRPTAGTVRIGGTDIGRLGEARRTRLRRERIGFVFQAFNLIPSMDVEQNITLPLRLGGIEADPAWLREIVARVGLADRLRHRPSELSGGQQQRAAVARALVTRPDVVFADEPTGALDPRTARDVLRLLREAADLTGQTIVLVTHDPAAAAWADSVLFLRAGRIVDELAAPSAAAVAARWDSL
- a CDS encoding CHAT domain-containing protein, whose amino-acid sequence is MAGQLGWLAMPAGPASLTVLIDGTEDLLAAWWRELDRAALEKLIGVWRAVLDHPEFAGADPEFRAACRDRAALALCWHASEIGDLEEIEVARRHLELALGETGRLGADLRYHLGLLFYNRAVVRGSEQDAQAAVTRLRGVLVDLPFDEDRLRPRCMDVLSRSLVWLHGHGSENVDLDEAVDLARDALVDLASASPYRDAVRVMLASALRARYRTSGRPADMAEAIGLLEATSAPRVFLGARSYGHSLHGMLLRERYARTGDETDLHRSLESHERAVAEAPEGCRSWLLALNNQANAFQAVYSLRGDVAYLRRALTVLRIVVEATDPADRSYAARLNNLGNSLSSAYEETKDRAYLDQSIDLYAKALEITSPTDAELSSRHLDLARSLTARHAARGRRKDYKDAVRHLRIACLTGLDRSPERTLDASSVWGAWASSRRAWKEAVEAYSFGVQVIEALSARQRNRPGGETWPRTAQAVPARAAYALVQAGRVEDAVLVQERARAALLDEEVPHRAGTPVLDLDAIYRAAGDRVLVYLGATEAGGFALIVDPAARKVRPVELPAVTGDAVRVRADLLANAYRAKDGDAATWLGAVDAVARWAHDAVLDRVVRRLPRDTGHCVLIPSGRLALLPLHAARGPGGRLVLDEVVLGYAPAARALRPDAAGTRVFAGALVVDDPQPVSAPPLPWSSTERVAAARMAERTTLLTGSDAMRTRVLGELASHGLVHLSCRGLGRGDAPLDSALLMAYDEPLTLRDLVELDVPARPRLIVLPACESFPGGDGAPEEVVGLPAGLLQAGCQGVLASQWAVSSLTSALVVAAFYKRCATGSHPAAALCGVQREFRGLTNADLAAALKPDRAHVTFGLSPADARPLWRAVRRRDPQAMPFAHATEWAAFAYTGG
- the gdhA gene encoding NADP-specific glutamate dehydrogenase, with the protein product MPLSPRLEAPSEVLAALEESYERVLRRDPGEPEFHQAVHEVLESLPPVLAARPELAAARLVERVIEPERQIVFRVPWQDDTGAIHVNRGFRVEFNSALGPYKGGLRFHPTVNLGVVKFLGFEQIFKNALTGLGIGGGKGGSDFDPHGRSDDEVMRFCQSFMTELQRHIGDHTDVPAGDIGVGAREIGFMFGQYRRVTNRWEAGVLTGKGLPWGGSAGRTEATGYGNVMFTAEMLKRRGEDLDGQQIVVSGSGNVAIYTIEKAQALGANVVTVSDSGGYVVDEKGIDLELLKKVKEIDRGRVSDYAELRGVSARYVPGGSVWDVPADIALPSATQNELDEAAALVLVRNGVKAVSEGANMPATPGAVHVFQDAGVAFGPGKAANAGGVAVSALEMRQNAGRESWAFERVEAELSTIMTTIHDTCFETAERYGAPGDYVTGANIAGFERVAGAMLAQGLV
- a CDS encoding FtsX-like permease family protein gives rise to the protein MRRRARRNAGVFTGIFAALLFAAALVGACGVLVESAYRAHAPVERFGAAAAVVTGPRSVEDRMKRLGEEPERQSRPLTERSRVPASAAARLRAVPGVRGVVADVSFPVLASSGRTLTGHGWESAALRPYALSAGRPPRAPDEVVLSRPAGVAPGGVAWLQADGTPRPYRVTGVVSSGPGAAFFTTATAAALYGHPGQADALAVLGGADAGALRDAVPGLTVATGPARGDAEDPRVAAARPDILELGATFGGVAVMTALVVVGGLIVLSVRERAREFALLRAIGATPGQVRRRLLGETLLAGAPAALIGGVLSLGLGAAMHHAMLRKGVLPDGFAPVLGPLPVLAAFAVTLAAAVVTALLASLRVSRIRPVQALGESAVESAALPAWRVVTGVVFLVLGLSALGTSTATSGPAANAAIGGLVIALIVATALLGPLVARLGNRVLGGAARAISPVAGGLARHAGAAAALRAGSIVTPVALAVAFAGTQLFAQSTVVHATTAQAAAGDRADQVVVSAGPGLPRGAAEAARRVPGVTAATPVKRTTVVMAVKELGEKNLRSLNARGVGRDAEATMDPGVTSGRLADLRGTTVALSRDVASGLGVGSAAALWLGDGTRVTARVVAVYDRGLGFGDVLLPHDLVAAHSSTTLDDHVLVRGRADLRPVTAAYAGAAAIDHDAFGAAVSQEVRLQGFFNHVVVAAIGGFTVIGLVTTLALATAARRREFALLRLVGATRRQVLRMLRLEAAIVLGTGTLTGAAIAGVTLAAFATAITGLPLPSVSPVACAAVLLGVAGSGAAAILLPARALLPRRSSPSVS
- a CDS encoding DUF5825 family protein, with protein sequence MIRGLPPVDLTSAAGIAAAEGRPDVRVLEVPLAALASGETIPGGPDEPLTWLRVRPEPSGAPPSRRAWPADEDFAALPSGVIGMTLDAPSLPGAPQLIAFLVRATSFGVPLEWGGAVAGLPCGLLFHLAPPAFGDDAAAKWRAAHRYGQCYWRRGNGFATVQDLREEPGAHFVIHDPGLLALFHRLADPVATAGLGEQDRARLGDLLDARLAVEIGGVAVALPYRLRRWPAPVIDF